In a genomic window of Pseudomonas mohnii:
- a CDS encoding thiolase C-terminal domain-containing protein, with protein sequence MSNKVLVAGVGMVKFTKPGKSEMYDVMGAQAIASALKDAGIEYGQVQQAYAGFVSGDTCSGQTALYHAGLTQIPVINVNNACASGSSALFLARQAVMSGVVDVALAVGFEQMNPGALAGSDAAARTPITVRIDEATRRIRGWDELAPTGPQYFGGAGAEYMEKYNVSAELFGRVSVKARSHAGRNPYALFTDPLTLEQVMGSPAIFGPLTRLMCCPPTCGAAATVVVSEAYARKHGLANCVEIAGMSLTTDGPQSYESGSMIQVVGAGMTSLAAQQAYAQAGVGPQDLDLVELHDCFSSNEIISYEALGLCAEGGSERFVLDGDNTYGGKVVTNPSGGLLSKGHPLGATGLAQIAEVSWHLRGLAGDRQVPGARLGLQHNVGLGGACVVTILKKI encoded by the coding sequence ATGAGCAATAAAGTTCTGGTCGCCGGTGTTGGCATGGTCAAGTTCACCAAGCCCGGCAAGAGTGAAATGTATGACGTCATGGGCGCACAGGCGATTGCCAGTGCCCTCAAGGATGCCGGTATTGAATATGGTCAGGTACAGCAGGCGTATGCCGGTTTCGTTTCCGGTGACACCTGCTCTGGGCAGACCGCGCTATACCATGCGGGGTTGACGCAGATTCCGGTCATCAACGTGAACAACGCCTGTGCGAGTGGGTCTTCGGCCTTGTTTCTGGCGCGTCAGGCGGTCATGAGTGGCGTTGTCGATGTAGCCTTGGCCGTTGGTTTCGAACAAATGAATCCCGGTGCCCTGGCGGGCAGTGATGCCGCTGCCCGCACGCCGATCACTGTGCGTATCGATGAGGCCACTCGACGCATCCGTGGCTGGGACGAGCTGGCGCCCACTGGGCCTCAGTACTTCGGTGGGGCGGGTGCCGAGTACATGGAAAAATACAACGTGAGTGCCGAGCTGTTCGGTCGCGTCTCGGTCAAGGCTCGCAGCCATGCCGGGCGCAATCCTTACGCACTGTTCACTGACCCGTTGACCTTGGAACAGGTCATGGGTTCGCCGGCCATTTTTGGTCCATTGACGCGCCTGATGTGCTGTCCGCCGACCTGCGGCGCCGCCGCGACAGTGGTGGTGTCCGAAGCCTATGCACGCAAACATGGCCTGGCCAATTGCGTGGAGATCGCCGGCATGAGCCTGACCACCGACGGACCGCAAAGCTACGAGTCCGGCAGCATGATCCAAGTGGTCGGTGCTGGCATGACCTCGCTGGCTGCTCAGCAAGCCTATGCGCAAGCAGGTGTAGGGCCGCAGGACCTGGATCTGGTCGAGCTGCATGACTGCTTCTCATCCAATGAGATCATCAGCTACGAAGCCCTGGGCTTGTGCGCCGAAGGTGGCAGCGAACGTTTCGTTCTCGATGGCGACAACACCTATGGCGGCAAGGTGGTCACCAATCCATCCGGCGGACTGTTGTCCAAGGGGCATCCATTGGGGGCGACGGGCCTGGCGCAGATCGCTGAAGTGTCCTGGCACTTGCGCGGGTTGGCGGGTGATCGCCAAGTACCTGGCGCACGACTGGGGCTGCAGCATAACGTCGGGTTGGGCGGCGCCTGCGTCGTCACCATTCTGAAAAAGATCTGA
- a CDS encoding SDR family NAD(P)-dependent oxidoreductase codes for MALLSGKVAIITGAGRGLGAAYATLLAAEGAAIVVNDLGRDENGAYIAESVAQGIRDSGAQAVAHTQDISTVEGGQTLCATALEHFGRADILINNAGILRDKSFLKLSEADWDAVIAVNLKSMYAVTQPVFGWMKENGGGVIVNTSSTSGLVGNFGQANYAASKCGAWGFSNVLAIEAAKFGVRVWTLAPAAVSALTAPLMDEISKAQLAPEHVAQVVLYMVSELSGQRTGHCLFASGQSVRELKLVSAEGIRGGGVDPQFSAQRLAAEEGKVFRSETALTIMDFAR; via the coding sequence ATGGCTTTATTGAGTGGGAAAGTCGCAATCATCACTGGTGCCGGGCGCGGGCTGGGTGCTGCCTATGCAACGTTGCTGGCCGCCGAGGGCGCGGCCATTGTGGTCAATGACCTGGGCCGCGACGAAAACGGTGCCTATATTGCCGAGTCAGTGGCCCAGGGGATTCGCGATAGCGGTGCCCAGGCAGTCGCCCACACCCAGGACATCTCGACCGTCGAAGGCGGTCAGACCTTGTGCGCAACCGCGCTGGAGCATTTCGGTCGTGCCGATATCCTGATCAACAACGCCGGGATCCTTCGCGACAAATCGTTCCTCAAGTTGAGCGAAGCGGATTGGGATGCGGTCATCGCGGTCAACCTCAAGAGCATGTACGCCGTCACTCAACCGGTATTTGGCTGGATGAAGGAGAACGGTGGCGGGGTCATCGTCAACACCTCTTCCACGTCCGGGCTGGTTGGCAATTTTGGCCAGGCCAACTACGCAGCGTCCAAATGTGGTGCCTGGGGCTTCTCCAATGTGCTGGCGATCGAGGCTGCAAAATTCGGCGTGCGGGTCTGGACGCTCGCACCGGCCGCGGTTTCCGCGCTGACCGCGCCATTGATGGACGAAATCAGCAAGGCTCAGTTGGCGCCCGAGCATGTGGCCCAGGTGGTGCTGTACATGGTCAGTGAGCTATCCGGCCAGCGCACCGGGCATTGCCTGTTTGCCTCCGGCCAGAGCGTGCGAGAACTGAAGCTGGTGTCGGCTGAAGGCATTCGTGGTGGTGGCGTCGATCCGCAGTTCAGTGCCCAGCGCCTGGCCGCTGAAGAGGGCAAGGTTTTCCGTTCGGAAACTGCTCTGACAATCATGGATTTCGCTCGTTAA
- the folE gene encoding GTP cyclohydrolase I FolE — protein MSEQLSQHYQAILQGLGENVEREGLLDTPKRAAKAMQYLCNGYQKTVEELVNGALFESDNDEMVIVKDIELYSLCEHHLLPFIGKAHVAYIPSGKVLGLSKIARIVDMFARRLQIQENLTRQIAEAVQQVTNAVGVAVVIEAKHLCMMMRGVEKQNSMMTTSVMLGQLRECTNTRQEFLQLIRSQK, from the coding sequence ATGAGCGAGCAGTTGTCGCAGCACTATCAGGCCATCCTTCAGGGGCTTGGTGAAAATGTCGAACGTGAAGGGTTGCTGGACACCCCAAAACGTGCGGCCAAGGCCATGCAGTATTTGTGTAATGGTTACCAGAAAACCGTCGAAGAACTTGTCAACGGCGCGCTGTTCGAATCGGACAACGATGAAATGGTGATCGTCAAGGATATCGAGCTGTACTCGTTGTGCGAGCACCATCTACTGCCGTTCATAGGCAAGGCGCATGTGGCCTACATTCCGTCCGGCAAGGTATTGGGCTTGTCGAAGATTGCCCGCATCGTCGATATGTTCGCGCGCCGTCTGCAGATTCAGGAAAACCTGACTCGACAAATTGCCGAAGCGGTCCAGCAAGTCACCAATGCGGTCGGTGTCGCCGTAGTGATTGAAGCCAAGCACCTGTGCATGATGATGCGCGGTGTGGAAAAACAGAACTCGATGATGACGACCTCGGTCATGCTCGGACAATTGCGCGAATGTACCAACACTCGCCAAGAGTTTTTGCAGTTGATCAGAAGCCAGAAGTGA
- a CDS encoding SDR family NAD(P)-dependent oxidoreductase, translating to MPSMVQDKVVVITGAGSGIGREYALAFAAEGARVVVNDLGRTPDGGSAAEAVVHEIRQAGGEAVASVESVAQWDSAHRIVECALDQFGRIDTVINNAGIVRDRFFFKMSLEEWQAVVDVHLNGSFYVARAAAPYFKEQASGSYIHMTSTSGLIGNPGQANYAAAKMAVVGLSKSIALDMKRYNVRSNCIAPWAWTAMTASVPTDTPEAAARMEKLKLMEPRKIAPLAVYLASDAGAGVSGQIFGVRANEIYLFSQSRVIRSVHRSEGWTAETIAEHAIPAMQTSFYANTPSPELTTWDPI from the coding sequence ATGCCATCCATGGTTCAAGACAAAGTCGTCGTTATCACCGGGGCCGGTAGTGGGATTGGCCGCGAATATGCCCTCGCTTTTGCCGCCGAGGGCGCGCGGGTGGTCGTCAATGATCTGGGTCGCACCCCGGATGGCGGCAGCGCTGCCGAGGCCGTCGTCCATGAAATACGCCAGGCGGGTGGTGAAGCCGTGGCCAGCGTCGAGAGCGTTGCCCAGTGGGACTCCGCGCACCGCATCGTCGAATGTGCGCTGGATCAGTTCGGCCGAATCGATACGGTCATCAACAACGCCGGCATTGTGCGTGACCGCTTCTTCTTCAAGATGAGCCTTGAGGAATGGCAGGCGGTGGTCGACGTGCACCTCAATGGCTCGTTCTACGTCGCCCGTGCCGCTGCCCCCTATTTCAAAGAACAGGCCAGCGGTAGCTACATCCATATGACCTCCACCAGTGGCCTGATCGGCAACCCCGGGCAAGCCAACTACGCAGCAGCGAAAATGGCCGTGGTCGGGCTCTCCAAAAGCATCGCACTGGACATGAAGCGCTACAACGTGCGTTCGAACTGCATCGCCCCCTGGGCATGGACCGCCATGACCGCTTCAGTGCCGACCGACACCCCCGAAGCCGCTGCGCGCATGGAAAAACTCAAACTCATGGAGCCGCGCAAGATTGCCCCGTTGGCCGTGTACCTAGCGAGCGACGCGGGGGCCGGTGTTTCCGGGCAGATCTTCGGTGTGCGCGCTAACGAGATTTATCTGTTCTCGCAATCCCGGGTCATCCGCTCGGTGCATCGCAGCGAGGGCTGGACCGCAGAAACCATCGCCGAACACGCGATACCGGCCATGCAGACCTCCTTTTATGCGAACACGCCATCACCAGAGCTGACTACCTGGGATCCGATCTGA
- a CDS encoding enoyl-CoA hydratase, whose amino-acid sequence MEYQDISYEIIGHVARISHNRPGNANAESENLLAELDHALDLAKKDDNVRVLIIGAIGKHFSAGHDLMDGMEKRGEFSPEQHWLWESEHYLGNALRIWDFPKPTIAQVQGACIAGGFMVANMCDIMIAADDAFFSDPVAHSLAAASVETLVHPWVMGIRKAKEFLFTGQRISATEAKEWGMVNHVVPRAELEQYTMKMAEHIAKAPPIGLRMLKRSINRSADIMGFRNSIMAHFDTHILSTSTNEHYAVAAAGMRASLEAAKKAQS is encoded by the coding sequence ATGGAATACCAAGACATCAGCTACGAAATCATCGGCCACGTGGCCCGCATCAGTCATAACCGGCCAGGCAACGCCAACGCCGAATCGGAAAACTTGCTCGCCGAACTCGACCACGCACTGGATCTGGCGAAAAAGGACGACAATGTCCGCGTACTTATCATTGGCGCCATAGGCAAGCACTTTTCGGCCGGGCACGACTTGATGGATGGCATGGAGAAACGCGGCGAATTCTCGCCCGAGCAGCACTGGCTGTGGGAAAGCGAACACTACCTGGGCAACGCCCTGCGTATCTGGGACTTTCCAAAACCAACGATCGCTCAGGTGCAAGGTGCCTGCATCGCCGGTGGTTTCATGGTCGCCAACATGTGCGACATCATGATCGCTGCCGACGACGCCTTCTTCAGCGACCCGGTCGCCCATAGCCTGGCTGCGGCCTCGGTGGAAACACTGGTCCATCCTTGGGTGATGGGCATTCGCAAAGCCAAGGAGTTTCTGTTCACCGGGCAGAGAATCAGCGCAACCGAAGCCAAGGAATGGGGCATGGTCAACCATGTGGTGCCACGCGCGGAACTTGAGCAATACACCATGAAAATGGCCGAGCACATCGCCAAGGCACCGCCCATCGGCCTGCGCATGCTCAAGCGTTCGATCAATCGCTCGGCTGACATCATGGGTTTCCGCAATTCGATCATGGCGCACTTCGACACCCATATCCTCAGCACCTCGACCAACGAGCACTACGCCGTAGCCGCCGCTGGCATGCGCGCCTCGCTGGAAGCCGCCAAGAAAGCCCAATCCTGA
- a CDS encoding TetR family transcriptional regulator: MANDVTMNKQGQTLGRKGLETRQRLMSATRRLLYTHPLPDITAVAIAKAASTSSASFYMYFDDVQDVLYALSLDAGEEMAEVARLLEKPWDPARYEEEALRIIESLNMVWSRHREVLRYRNLEADRGDPRFEELRMNTYIPFIERFAKLILAVNPPLGGRKKGDAYAEATVLHAAMERLAALDPVVMERGLGAKRVNAAIARIVVQTLIGQPSDSGSMKATALAKPKRGASKATAEDAVAPEETEAQP; encoded by the coding sequence ATGGCAAACGACGTCACGATGAACAAGCAAGGCCAGACGCTCGGACGCAAAGGCTTGGAAACCCGGCAGCGGCTGATGTCCGCCACCCGCCGATTGCTCTATACGCACCCGCTGCCGGATATCACCGCAGTGGCGATTGCCAAGGCGGCGAGTACGTCATCGGCAAGCTTTTATATGTATTTCGATGATGTGCAGGATGTGCTGTATGCGCTGAGTCTTGATGCAGGCGAAGAGATGGCTGAAGTAGCGCGCTTGCTTGAAAAGCCTTGGGACCCTGCGCGTTACGAGGAGGAAGCGCTGCGTATTATCGAATCATTGAACATGGTCTGGAGCCGTCACCGCGAGGTACTGCGTTATCGGAACCTGGAAGCCGACCGTGGCGACCCTCGTTTCGAAGAGCTGCGTATGAACACCTATATCCCGTTCATCGAACGCTTTGCCAAGCTGATCCTGGCGGTCAACCCACCTTTGGGCGGGCGCAAGAAAGGCGACGCGTATGCCGAGGCCACGGTATTGCATGCGGCAATGGAGCGCCTGGCAGCGCTGGATCCGGTGGTCATGGAACGAGGGCTTGGTGCCAAGCGTGTCAATGCGGCCATTGCTCGAATCGTCGTGCAGACCCTGATCGGCCAGCCTTCCGACAGCGGCAGCATGAAAGCGACAGCGCTGGCCAAGCCCAAGCGTGGTGCTTCCAAAGCCACAGCTGAAGACGCTGTAGCTCCGGAGGAGACTGAAGCCCAGCCTTGA
- a CDS encoding MaoC/PaaZ C-terminal domain-containing protein, which yields MSLDYQRIKNWPIPEARQTYSERDTILYALGVGAATCNPLAAEDLQYVYEPGLKALPTMASILAGGASWLADPETGIDLSKVLHGEQFLTLHQPLPAHGEVIGRDQVDEIFDKGADKGAVMYMSRRIYCARTETLLATSKWSTFMRGNGGFGGSAEGQPKPHPVPTDRPCDLSIELESRPEQAVIYRLSGDLNPLHIDPAFSALAGFDKPILHGMSSYGMAGRALIKLLCDNDPARLRELNLRFAAPMYPGETVRIEAWREGPCQASFRVIATQRDITILNNGYVEFDA from the coding sequence GTGTCTCTCGATTACCAACGTATAAAAAACTGGCCCATTCCAGAGGCCAGACAAACCTACAGCGAACGCGACACCATCCTTTATGCATTGGGTGTCGGTGCCGCTACCTGCAACCCTCTCGCCGCCGAGGACCTGCAGTACGTCTACGAGCCTGGCTTAAAGGCGTTGCCGACCATGGCCAGCATCCTGGCCGGCGGCGCATCCTGGCTGGCCGATCCGGAAACCGGAATTGACCTGAGCAAGGTCCTGCATGGCGAACAGTTCCTGACCCTGCATCAGCCCCTTCCCGCTCACGGTGAAGTGATCGGCCGTGACCAGGTCGACGAAATTTTCGACAAGGGTGCTGACAAGGGTGCGGTGATGTACATGTCGCGGCGCATCTACTGCGCGCGCACTGAAACGCTACTGGCGACCTCGAAGTGGTCGACCTTCATGCGTGGCAACGGCGGCTTCGGTGGCTCGGCCGAAGGCCAGCCCAAACCGCATCCAGTCCCCACGGACCGGCCTTGCGATTTGAGCATCGAGCTGGAAAGCCGTCCTGAGCAGGCCGTGATTTATCGCCTGTCAGGAGATTTGAATCCCTTGCACATCGACCCGGCCTTTTCCGCCCTCGCCGGATTCGACAAGCCGATCCTGCACGGCATGAGCAGCTATGGAATGGCTGGCAGAGCATTGATCAAGCTGCTTTGCGACAACGACCCCGCTCGACTGCGGGAGCTGAACCTGCGCTTCGCCGCCCCCATGTATCCCGGTGAAACGGTGCGTATCGAAGCCTGGCGCGAAGGCCCTTGCCAGGCCTCTTTCAGAGTGATTGCTACACAGCGCGACATCACCATCCTCAACAACGGTTACGTTGAGTTCGACGCATGA
- a CDS encoding MaoC family dehydratase N-terminal domain-containing protein: MSLDYQTLMNWPFAASTRTYSRADSIRFAKGFGAGVDPSWREIDSRFIDDNPALTGLPMSAVALADGEFWQQDPRSGIVWQQMVHAQESLRVHRPLPVEGSVVLTQKIKDVFDRGDKGALMVQEQLLSDEQGHPLVSIEVTTVLRGNGGFGGQPQPSKRPEAIPDRRPDCTLEIRTPEGADTLFRLSADIAVAAQAQADTQQYMLRGLGCFGLAGRGALLMACDNEPDRLRAIGVRYAGPMLTSETMSIDLWHVRPGFALFKMHACERDAPVLSHGFIEFDPT; encoded by the coding sequence GTGTCCCTTGATTATCAAACGCTAATGAACTGGCCGTTTGCGGCCTCCACTCGCACCTACAGCAGAGCGGACAGCATTCGCTTCGCCAAAGGTTTCGGTGCGGGCGTCGACCCCAGCTGGCGGGAAATCGATAGCCGCTTTATCGATGACAACCCGGCATTGACCGGCCTGCCAATGAGCGCAGTAGCCTTGGCTGATGGTGAGTTCTGGCAGCAAGATCCGCGCAGCGGGATCGTCTGGCAGCAGATGGTGCATGCCCAGGAGAGCCTGCGTGTGCATCGCCCTCTGCCGGTAGAAGGAAGTGTGGTGCTGACCCAGAAGATCAAAGACGTGTTCGATCGAGGGGACAAAGGTGCCTTGATGGTGCAGGAGCAACTGCTCAGCGATGAGCAGGGTCATCCGCTGGTGAGCATCGAAGTGACCACGGTATTGCGTGGTAACGGCGGCTTTGGCGGCCAGCCGCAACCCTCAAAGCGCCCGGAAGCGATTCCTGATCGCCGTCCTGATTGCACGCTGGAAATCCGTACCCCCGAGGGCGCCGACACCTTGTTCCGGTTATCGGCCGACATTGCGGTCGCCGCGCAGGCGCAAGCGGACACGCAGCAATACATGCTGCGCGGATTGGGCTGTTTTGGTTTGGCCGGGCGAGGTGCTTTGCTAATGGCCTGCGACAATGAACCCGATCGCCTGCGCGCCATTGGCGTGCGCTATGCCGGGCCGATGCTGACAAGTGAAACCATGAGCATCGACTTGTGGCATGTGCGCCCGGGTTTTGCGCTGTTCAAGATGCACGCCTGCGAACGCGATGCGCCGGTGCTGAGCCACGGCTTCATCGAGTTCGACCCAACCTGA